One region of Salinirubrum litoreum genomic DNA includes:
- a CDS encoding NusA-like transcription termination signal-binding factor: MMVTLSDDARRYIALFGDETEANAVDCLVYDDRIVVLVAAGEMGQAIGPDGQHVKRVERKIGRAVELVEDADTPEAFVASALAPAAVRHVTLSEQDDLVAYVEVAEDDRGVAIGREGRNIETARRLAKRHYDIDDIQLT, from the coding sequence ATGATGGTCACGCTGTCGGACGACGCCCGCCGGTACATCGCGCTGTTCGGCGACGAGACGGAGGCGAACGCGGTCGACTGTCTCGTCTACGACGACCGGATCGTCGTGCTGGTCGCCGCCGGCGAGATGGGCCAGGCCATCGGCCCGGACGGCCAACACGTCAAGCGCGTCGAGCGCAAGATCGGCCGCGCGGTCGAACTGGTGGAGGACGCCGACACCCCGGAGGCGTTCGTCGCCAGCGCACTCGCCCCGGCGGCGGTCCGACACGTGACGCTCTCCGAGCAGGACGACCTGGTCGCCTACGTCGAGGTCGCAGAGGACGACCGCGGCGTCGCGATCGGTCGCGAGGGGCGCAACATCGAGACGGCCCGCAGACTCGCCAAGCGCCACTACGACATCGACGACATCCAGTTGACCTGA
- a CDS encoding NADPH-dependent FMN reductase, giving the protein MTRVVAVCGSRRDGSYTRTALTYALDAAEAAGAETDLLDLGAVDLPLYHPDLDEQGDSEALKRRVREADAVLVGSPVYHGSYSSTFRNFHDYCSFDEYEDTVVGLLATAGGGSFGSTLDHLRITIRGVHGTVVPHQVGIRKAYDKIEDGAFVDQDLQERTEKLGREVVSYADRLGSQCPPAIADD; this is encoded by the coding sequence ATGACACGTGTCGTCGCAGTCTGTGGCAGTCGCCGGGACGGGAGTTACACCCGGACCGCGCTGACCTACGCGCTGGACGCCGCCGAAGCCGCCGGCGCGGAGACCGACCTGCTGGACCTCGGTGCGGTCGACCTCCCGCTGTACCACCCCGATCTGGACGAACAGGGCGACTCCGAGGCCCTGAAACGGCGCGTCCGCGAGGCTGACGCGGTGCTCGTCGGCTCGCCGGTGTACCACGGGTCGTACTCCTCGACGTTCCGCAACTTCCACGACTACTGCTCGTTCGACGAGTACGAGGACACCGTCGTCGGCCTGCTGGCGACCGCCGGCGGTGGCTCCTTCGGGAGCACACTCGACCACCTGCGCATCACCATCCGGGGCGTCCACGGGACGGTCGTCCCCCACCAGGTCGGCATCCGGAAGGCCTACGACAAGATCGAGGACGGCGCGTTCGTCGATCAGGACCTGCAGGAGCGAACCGAGAAGTTGGGTCGTGAGGTCGTCAGCTACGCGGATCGGCTCGGCTCGCAGTGTCCCCCGGCGATCGCCGACGACTGA
- a CDS encoding phosphoglucomutase/phosphomannomutase family protein has translation MDAITFGTDGWRATLDQFTDDRVRIVGQAVADTLRETGHDEPVLVGYDARETSPGFADSLAEILAGNGFDVLVPERDCPTPTVAYGIVDRDCAGALMVTASHNPPEYNGVKFIPDDGAPALPEVTERIEANLREPDLLPEDEHGTIEEVDVIGPHAAHAHELADADLSGLTVVYDAIHGSGRGVTDALLESAGAEVIRRRCEQDPTFGGGSPEPSPEHLEGLVEAVREHDADFGVANDGDADRIAVVTPERGYLDENLFFAVLYDYMLESDSGPAVRSVPTTFLIDRIAEAHGEEVVETPVGFKWVAQAMGEHDALVGGEESGGFSVRGHIREKDGVLMALLAGAMAAAESLDDRVDRLLAEYGEIHPGKTSLDCPDSEKERVLSDLEDELPDSVAGQNVEKVVTMDGFKVLLEDGSWLLMRPSGTEPKLRVYAEAGSPERVEELLDAGTELVRPLL, from the coding sequence ATGGATGCGATCACCTTCGGCACGGACGGCTGGCGTGCGACACTCGACCAGTTCACCGACGACCGCGTGCGGATCGTCGGCCAGGCGGTCGCCGACACGCTCCGGGAGACCGGCCACGACGAACCGGTGCTCGTCGGCTACGACGCCCGCGAGACCTCGCCCGGCTTCGCCGACTCGCTGGCCGAGATTCTCGCTGGCAACGGCTTCGACGTGCTCGTCCCCGAGCGCGACTGCCCGACGCCGACGGTCGCCTACGGCATCGTGGACCGCGACTGTGCCGGCGCGCTGATGGTCACCGCGTCGCACAACCCGCCGGAGTACAACGGCGTGAAGTTCATCCCCGACGACGGCGCGCCCGCCCTGCCCGAGGTCACGGAACGCATCGAGGCGAACCTCCGCGAACCGGACCTGTTGCCCGAGGACGAACACGGGACCATCGAGGAGGTGGACGTGATCGGTCCCCACGCCGCACACGCCCACGAACTGGCCGACGCCGACCTGTCGGGGCTGACGGTCGTCTACGACGCGATCCACGGGAGCGGTCGCGGCGTGACGGACGCCCTGCTCGAATCGGCCGGGGCCGAGGTGATCCGGCGACGCTGTGAGCAGGACCCGACCTTCGGCGGCGGGTCGCCGGAACCGAGCCCCGAACATCTGGAAGGGCTCGTGGAAGCGGTCCGCGAGCACGACGCGGACTTCGGCGTGGCGAACGACGGGGACGCCGACCGAATCGCGGTCGTGACGCCCGAGCGCGGCTACCTCGACGAGAACCTCTTCTTCGCCGTGCTGTACGACTACATGCTCGAATCCGACAGCGGCCCCGCCGTCAGGAGCGTGCCGACGACGTTCCTCATCGACCGCATCGCGGAGGCCCACGGCGAGGAGGTCGTGGAGACGCCGGTCGGCTTCAAGTGGGTCGCACAGGCGATGGGCGAACACGACGCGCTGGTCGGCGGCGAGGAGTCCGGCGGCTTCTCGGTCCGGGGCCACATCCGCGAGAAGGACGGCGTGCTGATGGCGCTGCTCGCGGGGGCGATGGCCGCCGCCGAGTCGCTGGACGACCGGGTGGACCGACTGCTCGCGGAGTACGGCGAGATCCACCCCGGCAAGACGAGTCTCGACTGCCCGGACAGCGAGAAGGAGCGGGTCCTCTCTGATCTGGAGGACGAACTCCCCGACTCGGTCGCCGGACAGAACGTCGAGAAGGTCGTCACGATGGACGGGTTCAAAGTCCTCTTGGAGGACGGCTCGTGGCTCCTGATGCGGCCCTCGGGGACCGAACCGAAACTGCGCGTCTACGCCGAGGCGGGCAGTCCCGAACGCGTCGAGGAACTGCTCGACGCCGGGACTGAACTGGTTCGACCGCTCCTGTAA
- a CDS encoding hemolysin family protein, translating to MQPFDATTLVGLLAIVVLLGLSAFFSASEIAIFSLERHRLTALVSSEDPRAGTLGRLRENPHRLLVTILVGNNVVNIAMASIATLVLTRLLGPGPGVAASTLGMSFLVLIVGEITPKSYGVANSESLSLSVAGTIARVQQVLYPVVVVFDVISRGINRLTGGGQEIEKPYVTRDQIEDLLETGERVGDIDESEREMVQGVFDLSHTRAKEIMVPRVNVVAVDATSSLESVLDTCAERRVTRLPVYDGTLDQIVGIADIRDVERAIRQGLSLREIVTEPLQVPDTIEIDDLLSEMQAERVSMAIVRDEFGEMEGVLTVEDILEEIVGEIFEVGEERLIRPTADGLLVKGEATVDEVNDALGTDVPTAGDFETVAGLVNAELGRLGDVGDRIEIDGVTFTVESVDGTRIRRVRVHRLANGPPRDTESDDSDVPS from the coding sequence ATGCAACCGTTCGACGCGACGACACTGGTGGGCCTGCTCGCCATCGTCGTCCTGCTCGGTCTCTCGGCGTTCTTCTCCGCCAGCGAGATCGCCATCTTCTCGCTGGAACGCCACCGACTGACCGCACTGGTCTCCTCCGAGGACCCGAGAGCGGGGACGCTCGGCCGCCTCCGGGAGAACCCACACCGACTGCTGGTGACGATCCTCGTCGGCAACAACGTCGTCAACATCGCGATGGCCTCTATCGCCACGCTGGTCCTGACGCGACTCCTCGGTCCGGGCCCGGGGGTCGCCGCCTCGACGCTCGGGATGAGTTTCCTCGTCCTGATCGTCGGCGAGATCACGCCGAAGTCGTACGGCGTCGCCAACAGCGAGTCGCTGTCGCTGTCGGTCGCGGGGACCATCGCCCGCGTCCAGCAGGTTCTCTACCCAGTGGTCGTCGTCTTCGACGTCATCTCACGCGGGATCAACCGGCTGACCGGCGGCGGGCAGGAGATCGAGAAGCCGTACGTCACCCGTGATCAGATCGAGGATCTGCTGGAGACCGGCGAGCGCGTCGGCGACATCGACGAGTCGGAACGCGAGATGGTGCAGGGGGTGTTCGACCTCTCGCACACTCGCGCGAAGGAGATCATGGTCCCGCGCGTCAACGTCGTCGCGGTGGACGCCACCTCGTCGCTCGAGTCGGTGCTGGACACCTGCGCCGAGCGCCGGGTGACGCGACTCCCGGTGTACGACGGCACGCTCGACCAGATCGTCGGCATCGCCGACATCCGGGACGTGGAACGCGCGATCCGACAGGGCCTGTCGCTCCGAGAGATCGTGACCGAGCCACTCCAGGTGCCGGACACCATCGAGATCGACGATCTGCTGTCGGAGATGCAGGCCGAGCGCGTCTCGATGGCCATCGTCCGCGACGAGTTCGGCGAGATGGAGGGCGTCCTGACCGTCGAGGACATCTTAGAGGAGATCGTCGGCGAGATCTTCGAGGTCGGGGAGGAACGACTGATCCGGCCGACCGCCGACGGCCTGTTGGTGAAAGGCGAGGCGACGGTGGACGAGGTGAACGACGCGCTGGGGACCGACGTGCCGACCGCCGGCGACTTCGAGACGGTCGCCGGGTTGGTCAACGCCGAACTCGGGCGACTGGGCGACGTGGGCGACCGGATCGAGATCGACGGCGTGACGTTCACCGTCGAGTCGGTCGATGGAACACGGATTCGACGGGTGCGAGTACACAGGCTGGCGAACGGGCCACCCCGTGACACCGAATCGGACGATTCGGACGTGCCTTCCTGA
- a CDS encoding phosphate-starvation-inducible PsiE family protein, with protein sequence MKWLELGAAYFLVALFAIGVFDLGLSLYELVVSGQFTDPIAVIELIDTVLLLLIIVEVYQTVIAFTRNEDVLRIVVNAAFIAIARKVISFRLDEFSSTEEALVAAVAFGVLLGVLLLAFYVIRQVEPPEMPVDDPLPKESKSEESD encoded by the coding sequence ATGAAGTGGTTGGAACTCGGGGCCGCCTACTTTCTCGTCGCGCTGTTCGCCATCGGGGTGTTCGACCTCGGGTTGTCGCTGTACGAACTGGTCGTCTCCGGGCAGTTCACCGACCCCATCGCCGTCATCGAACTGATCGACACCGTCCTGCTGCTGCTGATCATCGTGGAGGTGTACCAGACGGTCATCGCCTTCACCCGAAACGAGGACGTGCTCCGGATCGTCGTCAACGCCGCGTTCATCGCCATCGCGCGGAAGGTGATCAGCTTCCGACTGGACGAGTTCTCCTCGACCGAGGAGGCGCTGGTGGCGGCGGTCGCCTTCGGGGTCCTGCTCGGCGTCCTCCTGCTCGCCTTCTACGTCATCCGGCAGGTCGAACCGCCGGAGATGCCCGTGGACGATCCGCTCCCGAAGGAGTCGAAGTCGGAGGAGTCGGACTGA
- a CDS encoding universal stress protein, producing the protein MIQRILLGVDGSEGSEGAVRHALALADATDATLHVLAVVETLDRAGEAVSGDPDTPEQDAPDPDWPEKTLADVTARAADRGVPVETTVERGVPYRRIVDHARTADLVVVGRHGTGGLREFLLGSTAERVVRRSPVPVLTPETDTLARPRYDTLLLCLDGSDGARAAIPPVTDLAQACDATVHVLSVVDTTPFDPDVVVDLLGGFETLAEGVVERVADDLASAGVETVTAVERGVASATIRTYASRVGADLVAMGVTGATGLEASLLGSTTAKVLRAGERPMLTAPRPSDSPAPSV; encoded by the coding sequence ATGATCCAGCGCATCCTCCTCGGCGTCGACGGGAGCGAGGGAAGCGAGGGCGCGGTTCGCCACGCACTCGCGCTCGCCGACGCGACCGACGCCACCCTGCACGTCCTCGCGGTCGTCGAGACGCTGGACCGCGCCGGCGAGGCCGTGAGTGGCGACCCCGACACGCCCGAACAGGACGCGCCCGACCCGGACTGGCCCGAGAAGACCCTCGCGGACGTGACGGCACGCGCCGCCGACCGCGGCGTTCCGGTCGAGACGACCGTCGAGCGCGGGGTCCCCTACCGCCGGATCGTCGACCACGCTCGCACCGCCGACCTCGTCGTCGTGGGCAGACACGGGACCGGTGGCCTGCGCGAGTTCCTGCTGGGGTCGACCGCAGAGCGCGTCGTCCGGCGGTCGCCGGTCCCGGTGCTCACTCCCGAGACCGACACGCTCGCCCGCCCGCGCTACGACACACTCCTGCTCTGTCTCGACGGGAGCGACGGCGCACGCGCCGCGATCCCGCCGGTCACCGATCTCGCGCAGGCCTGCGACGCGACGGTGCACGTGCTCTCCGTCGTGGACACCACGCCCTTCGACCCCGACGTGGTGGTCGACCTGCTCGGCGGCTTCGAGACGCTCGCCGAGGGCGTCGTCGAGCGTGTCGCAGACGACCTCGCCTCGGCCGGCGTCGAGACGGTCACGGCGGTCGAGCGCGGGGTCGCGTCGGCGACCATCCGGACCTACGCCTCCCGCGTCGGTGCCGACCTCGTGGCGATGGGCGTGACGGGCGCGACCGGACTCGAAGCCTCACTGCTGGGGAGTACGACGGCGAAGGTACTCCGCGCCGGCGAGCGCCCGATGCTCACCGCGCCTCGACCCTCGGACTCGCCGGCACCGTCCGTGTGA
- a CDS encoding VIT1/CCC1 transporter family protein: MLDRLLGDEVTDPGSYIAEVVYGANDGIVTTFAVVAGVAGAALDPRIVLILGTANLLADGFSMGMSNFLSRRSEIDYHASQGADDATPRDGRTPARTAFVTFAAFVMAGWTPLLPYVFRLTPDFQWSVAFTGVAFFAVGASRTVVTDRGPLRSGAEMFAVGMVAAGVAFLVGDLLRGVA; this comes from the coding sequence ATGCTCGACAGACTGCTCGGCGACGAGGTGACCGACCCGGGGAGCTACATCGCGGAGGTCGTCTACGGCGCGAACGACGGTATCGTGACCACCTTCGCGGTCGTGGCCGGGGTCGCCGGAGCCGCGCTCGATCCCCGGATCGTGCTGATCCTCGGGACCGCGAACCTGCTGGCCGACGGCTTCTCGATGGGGATGAGCAACTTCCTCTCGCGGCGCTCCGAGATCGACTACCACGCCTCGCAGGGCGCGGACGACGCGACCCCGAGGGACGGTCGCACGCCCGCCAGAACCGCGTTCGTCACCTTCGCCGCGTTCGTGATGGCCGGGTGGACGCCGCTGCTGCCGTACGTCTTCCGACTCACCCCCGACTTCCAGTGGTCCGTGGCGTTCACCGGCGTCGCCTTCTTCGCCGTCGGCGCGAGTCGGACCGTCGTCACCGACCGGGGGCCGCTCCGGAGCGGCGCGGAGATGTTCGCGGTCGGGATGGTCGCCGCCGGGGTCGCCTTCCTCGTCGGGGACCTCCTGCGCGGGGTCGCCTGA
- a CDS encoding HalOD1 output domain-containing protein, whose amino-acid sequence MAITGTPCETDRVDDLLVRILHAVGEASDTDPLTLPPLENAIDTDALAALAESEGVWELTFSYHDHIVTVDGDGGVQLAQKHTDAEDTSGPNPQRFA is encoded by the coding sequence ATGGCGATCACTGGCACGCCGTGCGAGACAGACCGAGTCGACGACCTGCTGGTGCGAATCCTCCACGCGGTCGGAGAAGCATCGGATACTGACCCGCTGACGTTACCTCCGCTCGAAAACGCCATCGACACTGATGCGTTAGCGGCACTGGCCGAGAGCGAGGGTGTCTGGGAACTCACGTTCTCGTACCACGACCACATCGTCACGGTCGATGGAGACGGCGGAGTTCAACTCGCTCAGAAACACACTGATGCCGAGGACACGAGTGGACCGAACCCGCAGCGTTTCGCCTAG
- a CDS encoding GIY-YIG nuclease family protein: protein MHHVYVLECADGSLYTGYTTDVERRVAEHDAGEGAKYTRGRTPVELVYSESFDSRSAAMSREYEIKQLSRVKKERLVGLDG, encoded by the coding sequence GTGCACCACGTCTACGTCCTGGAGTGTGCGGACGGGAGTCTCTACACCGGCTACACGACCGACGTGGAGCGCCGCGTCGCGGAACACGACGCCGGCGAGGGCGCGAAGTACACGCGCGGGCGGACGCCGGTCGAGTTGGTGTACTCGGAGTCGTTCGACTCCCGGTCGGCGGCGATGTCCCGCGAGTACGAGATCAAGCAGTTGTCTCGGGTGAAGAAGGAGCGACTCGTCGGGTTGGATGGGTGA
- a CDS encoding DUF7563 family protein: protein MPSCDHCGSHVSERFARVFSDEHGRLNACPSCSANAGIAEVARRRTRNNA, encoded by the coding sequence ATGCCAAGTTGCGACCACTGCGGGTCGCACGTCTCAGAGCGCTTCGCTCGCGTGTTCTCGGACGAGCACGGGAGACTGAACGCCTGTCCCTCGTGCTCTGCCAACGCCGGCATCGCTGAGGTAGCCCGGCGTCGGACCCGCAACAATGCCTGA
- the larB gene encoding nickel pincer cofactor biosynthesis protein LarB translates to MRELFEAVADGEVSPAEAEARLTGYASTDAGRFDAGRESRSGVPEAVLADGKTTAEITTLAEAALTTTGRAIVTRIGPEQAAAVTAEGVTDDGSVTDEYHDRARVLTLHAEGFERPDLDATVAVVTGGTADRAVAGEATVVLREMGADVTRIDDVGVAHLGRVLDELDAIRAADVAVVAAGREGALPTVVAGLVDTPVVGVPVASGYGHAGDGEAALSGLLQSCTALSVVNVDAGFTAGVQAGLIARTVSAARRESTE, encoded by the coding sequence ATGCGAGAGTTGTTCGAGGCCGTCGCCGACGGCGAGGTCTCCCCGGCCGAGGCCGAAGCGCGACTGACAGGCTACGCCAGCACCGACGCGGGGCGGTTCGACGCGGGGCGGGAGTCGCGGTCCGGCGTCCCGGAGGCGGTCCTCGCGGACGGGAAGACGACCGCCGAGATCACCACGCTGGCCGAGGCCGCACTGACGACGACCGGCCGGGCGATCGTCACCCGGATCGGCCCGGAGCAGGCCGCGGCCGTGACCGCCGAGGGGGTCACAGACGACGGGAGCGTCACGGACGAGTACCACGACCGCGCGCGGGTGTTGACGCTCCACGCCGAGGGGTTCGAACGACCGGATCTCGACGCGACGGTCGCGGTCGTGACCGGCGGGACCGCCGACCGTGCGGTCGCGGGCGAGGCGACGGTCGTCCTCCGGGAGATGGGTGCGGACGTGACGCGCATCGACGACGTGGGTGTCGCACATCTCGGGCGCGTACTGGACGAACTCGACGCGATCCGGGCGGCGGACGTGGCGGTCGTCGCGGCCGGGCGGGAAGGAGCCCTCCCGACGGTCGTCGCCGGACTGGTGGACACTCCGGTCGTCGGGGTGCCGGTCGCGTCGGGGTACGGACACGCCGGCGACGGGGAGGCGGCACTGTCCGGCCTCCTGCAGTCGTGTACCGCGCTGTCGGTGGTGAACGTCGACGCCGGCTTCACGGCCGGGGTGCAGGCCGGGTTGATCGCCCGGACTGTCTCGGCGGCCCGGCGCGAGTCGACGGAGTGA
- a CDS encoding DUF1931 family protein: MANLIVKAAVKEALEDKNVASDFYDALDAEVEELLEDAARRAEANDRKTVQPRDL; the protein is encoded by the coding sequence ATGGCGAACCTTATTGTCAAGGCAGCCGTCAAGGAAGCGCTCGAAGACAAGAACGTCGCTTCGGACTTCTACGACGCGCTCGACGCCGAAGTCGAGGAACTGCTCGAAGACGCCGCCCGCCGCGCGGAAGCGAACGACCGAAAGACGGTCCAGCCGCGCGACCTGTAA
- the rpiA gene encoding ribose-5-phosphate isomerase RpiA, with translation MKTAGGSDDAKRRAGESAADRVHDGAVVGLGTGSTAAHAIRALGRAVDAGLDVQGVPTSFQSRQLAREAGVPLVDLDDAERIDVAIDGADQFAGADLVKGGGAAHAREKVVDAAADRLLIVVDPSKRADVLSHPVPVEVLPDARTTVARAVAEYGGDPTLRTAERKDGPVVTDNGNLVLDCDFGAITDPATLARQVSQTPGVVEHGLFVGLVDEFHLGSDAGVDVWEPTG, from the coding sequence ATGAAGACCGCGGGCGGGAGCGACGACGCGAAACGCAGGGCCGGCGAGAGTGCGGCGGACCGGGTCCACGACGGCGCGGTCGTCGGTCTGGGGACGGGCAGCACGGCCGCCCACGCCATCCGGGCGCTCGGCCGGGCGGTCGACGCCGGGCTGGACGTACAGGGTGTGCCGACCTCCTTTCAGTCCCGACAACTGGCTCGCGAGGCGGGCGTCCCGCTGGTCGACCTGGACGACGCGGAGCGCATCGACGTCGCTATCGACGGGGCGGACCAGTTCGCCGGGGCCGATCTGGTGAAGGGCGGCGGCGCGGCCCACGCCCGCGAGAAGGTCGTTGACGCGGCCGCAGACCGCCTGCTGATCGTCGTCGACCCGAGCAAGCGCGCCGACGTGTTGTCACACCCGGTCCCGGTCGAAGTGTTGCCGGACGCCCGGACGACGGTGGCGCGGGCAGTGGCGGAGTACGGCGGGGACCCGACGCTCCGGACCGCCGAGCGCAAGGACGGGCCGGTCGTCACGGACAACGGGAACCTCGTGCTGGACTGTGACTTCGGCGCGATAACCGACCCCGCGACGCTGGCGCGACAGGTGAGCCAGACACCCGGCGTCGTCGAACACGGCCTGTTCGTCGGTCTCGTCGACGAGTTCCACCTCGGGAGCGACGCGGGCGTCGACGTGTGGGAGCCGACCGGGTGA
- the nucS gene encoding endonuclease NucS: MPPVTTLHRPTHRDALVAVTEAIESGDLCSILGRCTVEYEGRAESSLGAGDRLVLLKPDGSALVHTDEGRTPVNWQPPGSVHTAAVRDGTLHVVGRRENPDETLTVAFEAVYQVTAMDADDDRELDLRQTEADLQHRIVDDPEIVEAGFEVVEVERRSSAGAMDIFGRDTEGRPVVVELKRRRVGPDAVGQLSRYVEAVRREEGLEEGGAEAREVRGVLVAPSVTPRAEELLARDGFEFVAVEMD; the protein is encoded by the coding sequence ATGCCCCCCGTCACCACGCTCCACCGACCGACCCACCGCGACGCCCTCGTCGCGGTCACCGAGGCGATCGAGTCGGGCGACCTCTGTTCGATCCTCGGCCGGTGTACCGTCGAGTACGAGGGCAGAGCCGAGAGCAGCCTCGGTGCCGGGGATCGCCTCGTCCTCCTGAAGCCCGACGGGTCGGCGCTGGTTCACACCGACGAGGGGCGCACGCCGGTCAACTGGCAACCGCCCGGGAGCGTCCACACCGCCGCAGTTCGGGACGGGACCCTCCACGTCGTCGGCCGCCGGGAGAACCCCGACGAGACGCTGACGGTCGCCTTCGAGGCGGTGTACCAGGTGACGGCGATGGACGCGGACGACGACCGCGAGTTGGATCTCCGGCAGACCGAAGCCGACCTCCAGCATCGGATCGTGGACGATCCCGAAATCGTCGAGGCGGGCTTCGAGGTCGTGGAGGTCGAGCGCCGGTCCAGTGCGGGCGCGATGGACATCTTCGGCCGCGATACGGAGGGCCGGCCGGTCGTCGTGGAGTTGAAGCGCCGGCGTGTCGGTCCCGACGCAGTCGGGCAGTTGTCGCGGTACGTGGAGGCGGTGCGGCGCGAGGAGGGACTGGAGGAGGGTGGTGCCGAGGCTCGGGAGGTGCGTGGTGTGCTGGTCGCTCCCTCGGTGACGCCGCGTGCCGAGGAGTTGCTGGCGCGTGACGGCTTCGAGTTCGTGGCCGTCGAGATGGACTGA
- a CDS encoding ASCH domain-containing protein, which translates to MSAIDPTDLLPNDRVVQSVADGEVTQLTRGAGNRYAEAGDTFEIDGEQFTVVSVEDRTLGDFTDEDARREGSPSLDAYKERMKRVHPGDFEWDDTAEVCTYRFERT; encoded by the coding sequence ATGTCAGCAATCGACCCGACCGACCTGCTCCCGAACGACCGCGTCGTGCAGTCCGTCGCAGACGGCGAGGTCACCCAACTCACGCGCGGCGCGGGCAACCGCTACGCCGAGGCGGGCGACACCTTCGAGATCGACGGCGAGCAGTTCACCGTGGTCTCGGTCGAGGACCGTACTCTCGGGGACTTCACCGACGAGGACGCCCGACGCGAGGGCTCTCCGTCGCTCGACGCCTACAAAGAACGCATGAAGCGCGTCCACCCCGGCGACTTCGAGTGGGACGACACCGCCGAGGTGTGCACCTACCGGTTCGAGCGCACCTGA
- a CDS encoding CBS domain-containing protein: MTLEDLMRRDVVTATPGATVETLAQKMHDADVGSVVIVDDSWPVGLVTDRDLTVRVLGRGLDPADMTAHDVMTGEPITAPVEAGLLELTAMMRDEGVRRMPIVDGDELAGIVTMDDLYRLLVDELDNLSEVIAKESPPY, encoded by the coding sequence GTGACACTCGAAGACCTCATGCGCCGGGACGTGGTCACGGCCACACCGGGTGCGACCGTCGAGACACTCGCACAGAAGATGCACGACGCGGACGTGGGTTCGGTGGTGATCGTGGACGACTCGTGGCCGGTCGGCCTCGTGACCGACCGGGACCTGACGGTCAGGGTCCTCGGTCGCGGTCTCGACCCGGCGGACATGACCGCCCACGACGTGATGACCGGAGAACCGATCACCGCGCCGGTCGAGGCCGGCCTTCTGGAACTGACGGCGATGATGCGCGACGAGGGCGTCCGCCGGATGCCGATCGTCGACGGCGACGAACTGGCCGGCATCGTCACGATGGACGATCTGTACCGCCTGCTCGTCGACGAACTCGACAACCTGAGCGAGGTGATCGCGAAGGAGTCGCCGCCGTACTGA
- a CDS encoding DUF7120 family protein has product MAKLELDLPDRISSEIERLVRQEEFLNEEQATEELLSMGLSVYDIDDDEPTTTTDDDLFTQAVSDQQDPAARDAPGEDEYGF; this is encoded by the coding sequence ATGGCGAAACTCGAACTGGACCTCCCCGACCGTATCTCCAGCGAGATCGAACGGCTCGTCCGGCAGGAGGAGTTCCTGAACGAGGAGCAGGCGACCGAGGAACTGCTCTCGATGGGGCTGTCGGTGTACGACATCGACGACGACGAACCGACGACGACTACCGACGACGACCTGTTCACACAGGCCGTCTCGGACCAGCAGGACCCGGCCGCTCGCGACGCGCCCGGCGAAGACGAGTACGGCTTCTAA